The following coding sequences are from one Delphinus delphis chromosome 17, mDelDel1.2, whole genome shotgun sequence window:
- the GSDMC gene encoding LOW QUALITY PROTEIN: gasdermin-C (The sequence of the model RefSeq protein was modified relative to this genomic sequence to represent the inferred CDS: inserted 1 base in 1 codon; substituted 3 bases at 3 genomic stop codons), which produces MPSLFEPISKNLVKELGDKDLRPVKYLLSTNKFRQLALXXKKKGTHAQFWGQPTVPVEYTXTDILEPSSSVPGFKHLQKEVCREMEAMAQLPKDTQDAILHNILARLKDREALQDLMDLLDRGPSDHLDSFGGTFLSEMQEDSRNLWLKLRLHIISLLKAILGLSDTQHELLAWSIEKRILLQQRALVKSILEPNFKYPWNIPFTLAPKLLTPLQVEGLAVTFSLLEECSLRVAPDSPKGTXDLEAKKPLFTLYGSLSVPQQLAKA; this is translated from the exons ATGCCCTCCCTGTTTGAGCCTATTAGCAAGAATTTGGTCAAAGAGCTTGGAGACAAAGACCTGAGGCCTGTCAAATACCTGTTGAGCACCAACAAATTCCGTCAGCTGGCGCTATGATAGAAGAAGAAGGGGACGCACGCACAGTTCTGGGGACAGCCTACTGTTCCAGTAGAATACA TCACGGATATCCTGGAGCCAAGTTCTTCAGTCCCAG GTTTCAAGCACCTACAAAAGGAGGTTTGCAGGGAAATGGAGGCAATGGCCCAGCTCCCAAAGGACACTCAGGATGCTATTCTCCACAATATCCTGGCCAGGCTCAAGGACCGAGAGGCTCTGCAGGACCTCATGGActtg TTGGATCGGGGCCCCTCGGATCATCTGGACAGCTTTGGTGGTACCTTCCTAAGTGAGATGCAAGAGGACTCAAGAAATCTATGGCTCAAGTTAAGACTGCACATCATTTCCCTCCTTAAAGCCATATT GGGGCTGAGTGACACCCAACACGAGCTACTGGCCTGGTCCATAGAGAAGAGGATCCTGCTCCAGCAGCGGGCGCT ggtgaaGAGCATCCTGGAGCCCAACTTCAAGTACCCTTGGAACATCCCCTTCACCCTGGCCCCCAAGCTCCTCACCCCGCTGCAGGTAGAGGGGTTGGCTGTCACCTTCAGCCTGCTGGAGGAGTGCAGCCTGAGGGTGGCTCCCGACAGCCCCAAGGGGACCTGAGACCTGGAGGCCAAGAAGCCCTTGTTCACCCTGTACGGGTCCCTCTCAGTGCCGCAGCAGCTGGCCAAGGCCTGA